Proteins encoded by one window of Anaerolineales bacterium:
- a CDS encoding rhodanese-like domain-containing protein has translation MIPRFFLVALVMMSVFSFIRIHGEQADTLNPAIDMNGYLSISEEAARHREQRRLSERDFIEMSREAGTVILDARSKERYDELHIKGAVNLSFSDITVESLQRMFPDRNTRILIYCNNNFLGAEQPFPSKMATASLNLSTYIALYTYGYRNVYELGPLIDIDASILPFEGTWLTTR, from the coding sequence ATGATTCCCCGATTTTTCCTTGTGGCATTGGTGATGATGAGTGTTTTCAGCTTTATCCGCATCCATGGCGAACAAGCCGATACGCTGAACCCCGCAATTGATATGAATGGCTATTTGAGCATTTCGGAAGAAGCCGCCCGGCACCGTGAACAGCGACGGCTTTCCGAACGCGACTTTATTGAGATGAGCCGTGAGGCAGGAACGGTGATCCTTGATGCCCGCAGCAAAGAACGTTACGATGAACTGCATATCAAAGGGGCGGTCAACCTGAGTTTTTCCGATATTACGGTGGAGAGTTTGCAGCGGATGTTCCCAGACCGGAACACGCGCATCCTCATTTATTGCAACAATAACTTCTTAGGGGCAGAACAGCCCTTCCCCTCGAAAATGGCTACCGCCTCGTTGAACCTTTCCACCTATATCGCCCTGTACACCTATGGCTATCGGAATGTTTACGAGTTGGGACCGCTGATTGACATCGACGCTTCGATCCTTCCCTTTGAAGGGACGTGGCTTACCACGCGGTAA
- a CDS encoding AAA family ATPase has translation MTALAATNNLISIADIRYRRLEKIGEGGMGTVYRVYDRLSNKVLALKTVSTAGEQHWMHSRFSTSDRTDSQTSLRLALAHEFQTLASLRHPNIVSVTDYGFNTDKNAYFTMEILDGGEDIVTAAGKIPLAGRVSLLIQMFEALAYVHRRGLLHRDLKPANVLVFEGVVKVIDFGLSVMGDAESGTSGTLYYMPPEMLSGLRASAASDLYAAGVIGYEMLTGHHPFPTESLSTFMVAALSELPDLREIDPALQDIIAVLLSKMPADRPASASEVIHALRVAFPDTAAGIAESIRESYLQSAPFVGRAEEQNKLFTAMEELLGGRGSAWLIGGESGVGKSRLLDQVRVRALIAGALVLRGQAASGGRMPYQTWRDTLRWLALLTDPKTLEASILKPLVPDIDMLLERQIPPPPPLSPIAAKARLIATITDIVSRQPYPIVLIVEDVQWAGAQSLDLLNAFVRLSASHPLLVLGNYRDDEAPQLAVQLAAMHHLKLGRLLPAQITALSRAMIGEVEQMDHVLELLQRETEGNVFFLVEVVRALALEAGDLSKIGERTLPAHVFTGGVNKLLERRLAALPLESRHLLRLAAVAGRALDLDVLRVMSDPKWLDHWLTLCQDAAVLEYHEGAWRFAHDKLRESILREMDVDQLSALHRRIAEAMQKRYGADTAHASSLAYHWGEAGDLPKEGYYAGLAGEYALQNGAYQESVVFLEKALNQDVTLTPDPEQRKHLPRAERERALGQAYYGLGNLGKAREHGSQALLYLGRKLPEGRGGVSALIRAFARQSAHRIGVIPKVLGEVRPIHEAVRVYGLIGEISYFTAEPLLGVYCVLGMTNLAESIPPTPELARAYVNMGIAMQLIGFPKRARRYVERALEVGTGLSEKAMYAQVLNLAGVWHVGMGEWAEAQTYFEKGRDLAHEIGDRREWITSYTTLGVMCHYQGRYHDSMLLNSTAYEHATQLGNKQQQGWGMYTKAESEYRWGRFAEALKSYEKSMEYVVGDIRRSSEARVAGGRAICYMGLGDYDSAIREVEQMRSLLGKTSPTVYSMLDAYSSWGDVYLRLAERAEKAGETPSPAHLEQAAAGCKLLKRFGKIYPVGRARARLWAGRYERLVGKRDTALSEMLEAAADGKALAMPYEEALARYYAGVFGSPDTRQQLQTAQAIFERLDAQADVAKCAAVLGA, from the coding sequence ATGACCGCTCTCGCTGCCACCAATAACCTTATATCTATTGCCGATATTCGCTATCGCCGTCTCGAAAAAATTGGCGAGGGCGGTATGGGGACGGTCTACCGCGTCTATGATCGGCTTTCTAACAAGGTCTTGGCGCTCAAGACTGTCTCCACCGCTGGCGAACAACACTGGATGCACTCCCGTTTCTCCACGAGTGATCGCACCGATAGCCAAACCAGCCTACGCCTTGCCCTTGCCCACGAGTTCCAAACGCTTGCCTCGCTGCGCCACCCGAACATCGTCAGCGTGACCGATTACGGCTTCAACACCGACAAAAACGCTTACTTCACGATGGAAATTCTGGATGGCGGCGAAGACATTGTCACCGCAGCGGGGAAAATACCCCTCGCCGGACGGGTTAGCTTGCTGATCCAGATGTTTGAGGCGCTTGCCTATGTCCACCGCCGAGGGCTGCTCCACCGCGACCTAAAGCCAGCAAATGTCCTCGTCTTTGAGGGCGTTGTAAAGGTCATTGATTTTGGGCTGTCCGTCATGGGCGATGCCGAGAGCGGCACATCGGGGACGCTCTACTACATGCCGCCCGAAATGCTTAGCGGCTTGCGTGCCTCGGCAGCCTCTGATCTCTATGCAGCGGGCGTTATTGGCTATGAAATGCTCACCGGACACCATCCCTTCCCTACCGAGAGTCTTTCGACATTCATGGTGGCGGCGCTCAGCGAACTGCCCGATCTGCGCGAGATTGATCCCGCCCTCCAAGACATTATCGCCGTGCTGCTCAGCAAAATGCCCGCAGACCGCCCCGCCAGCGCCAGCGAAGTGATTCATGCTTTGCGCGTCGCCTTTCCCGATACAGCGGCGGGCATTGCCGAATCGATCCGCGAGAGCTACCTGCAATCCGCCCCTTTTGTTGGGCGGGCGGAAGAACAGAACAAACTATTCACGGCTATGGAGGAATTGCTTGGCGGGCGCGGATCGGCGTGGCTGATCGGCGGCGAGAGCGGGGTGGGCAAATCGCGCTTGCTTGACCAAGTGCGTGTGAGGGCGCTCATTGCCGGGGCGCTTGTCTTGCGCGGTCAGGCGGCAAGCGGCGGGCGGATGCCTTACCAAACATGGCGCGATACGCTACGCTGGTTGGCGCTGCTGACTGATCCCAAGACTTTAGAGGCAAGCATCCTCAAGCCGCTTGTCCCCGATATTGACATGCTTCTAGAGCGCCAGATTCCCCCCCCACCGCCCCTTTCGCCCATCGCCGCCAAAGCGCGGCTCATAGCGACGATCACCGATATTGTCAGCCGCCAACCCTACCCGATTGTCCTGATCGTTGAGGACGTGCAATGGGCGGGGGCGCAAAGCCTCGATTTGCTGAATGCGTTTGTCCGCCTGAGTGCCTCGCATCCTTTATTGGTTTTGGGCAATTACCGCGACGACGAAGCGCCGCAGTTGGCAGTGCAGTTGGCGGCAATGCACCACCTAAAGTTAGGACGCCTTCTCCCCGCCCAGATCACCGCCCTAAGCCGTGCCATGATCGGTGAGGTGGAACAGATGGATCACGTCCTTGAACTCCTTCAGCGGGAGACGGAAGGGAATGTCTTCTTCCTTGTGGAGGTTGTCCGGGCGCTGGCGCTGGAAGCGGGTGATCTGAGCAAGATTGGTGAGCGCACCCTTCCGGCGCATGTCTTTACTGGTGGGGTGAATAAACTGCTTGAGCGGCGCTTGGCGGCGCTCCCTTTGGAGAGCCGTCATTTGCTCCGGTTGGCGGCAGTGGCGGGGCGGGCGCTTGATCTCGATGTACTGCGCGTTATGAGCGATCCTAAGTGGCTGGATCATTGGCTCACACTCTGTCAGGATGCAGCTGTTTTAGAATATCATGAGGGGGCGTGGCGTTTTGCCCATGACAAACTCCGCGAGAGTATCCTCCGTGAGATGGACGTGGATCAACTGAGCGCCTTGCACCGCCGCATTGCCGAAGCGATGCAAAAACGTTATGGGGCGGATACCGCCCATGCCTCTAGCCTAGCCTACCATTGGGGCGAGGCGGGCGACCTTCCCAAAGAGGGGTATTACGCCGGACTCGCTGGCGAATATGCCTTGCAAAATGGCGCGTATCAAGAATCTGTGGTGTTTCTAGAAAAGGCGTTGAATCAAGACGTTACTCTCACCCCCGACCCTGAGCAGCGCAAACATCTTCCCCGTGCGGAGCGGGAACGTGCCTTAGGGCAAGCATATTATGGGTTGGGAAATCTGGGAAAGGCGCGGGAGCATGGCTCACAGGCGCTTCTTTACTTGGGGCGGAAACTCCCCGAAGGGCGGGGGGGGGTCTCAGCGCTGATCCGTGCCTTTGCGCGGCAGTCTGCGCACCGCATCGGAGTCATCCCAAAAGTGCTGGGAGAGGTACGCCCCATTCACGAAGCGGTGCGCGTCTATGGCTTAATTGGGGAAATTTCCTATTTCACCGCCGAGCCACTTCTGGGGGTGTACTGTGTCTTGGGCATGACGAACCTTGCCGAGTCCATTCCGCCGACGCCAGAGCTTGCCCGCGCCTATGTGAACATGGGCATTGCCATGCAATTGATTGGCTTTCCCAAACGGGCGCGGCGTTATGTAGAGCGGGCGCTGGAGGTTGGCACAGGGCTGAGCGAAAAAGCAATGTATGCGCAGGTCTTAAACCTTGCCGGCGTCTGGCATGTGGGAATGGGCGAATGGGCGGAGGCGCAAACCTATTTTGAGAAGGGGCGCGATCTTGCCCACGAGATTGGAGACCGCCGCGAGTGGATTACCTCGTACACAACACTTGGCGTCATGTGCCACTATCAGGGACGCTACCACGATTCAATGCTCCTGAACAGCACTGCCTACGAACACGCCACCCAACTGGGCAACAAGCAGCAGCAGGGGTGGGGCATGTACACGAAAGCGGAGAGCGAATACCGTTGGGGACGCTTTGCCGAAGCGCTCAAAAGCTATGAAAAGTCGATGGAATACGTTGTCGGGGATATTCGCCGCTCGTCCGAAGCACGGGTAGCGGGCGGGCGGGCAATCTGTTACATGGGGTTAGGGGATTACGACAGCGCCATCCGTGAAGTGGAACAGATGCGCAGTCTATTAGGGAAAACCAGCCCAACGGTCTATTCCATGCTGGATGCCTATTCCAGTTGGGGCGATGTTTATCTGCGCTTGGCAGAGAGAGCGGAAAAAGCGGGCGAAACACCGTCCCCTGCTCATCTTGAACAGGCGGCAGCGGGCTGCAAACTTCTGAAGCGCTTTGGCAAGATTTACCCCGTTGGGCGGGCGCGGGCGAGGCTTTGGGCGGGGCGCTATGAGCGCTTGGTTGGCAAGCGAGATACCGCGCTGAGTGAGATGCTGGAGGCGGCAGCAGATGGAAAAGCTCTGGCAATGCCCTACGAGGAAGCATTGGCGCGGTATTACGCGGGGGTGTTTGGGTCGCCAGATACCCGTCAGCAATTGCAAACAGCACAAGCGATCTTTGAACGGCTTGACGCACAGGCAGATGTGGCAAAATGTGCAGCAGTATTGGGCGCGTGA
- a CDS encoding G5 domain-containing protein yields the protein MKHSLVLPFIALLVLLAACDNSTDASAIRVRVRVDGTERVLTSSESMSVRQLLQKENIRTGDLDRLNPSDFTPILDGMVITIVRVENRAECLEEDMPYATETMKTPDLPPGDSRVLRPGVSGRSRVCFDVILEDGVEKSRAQSSRTILIPPTSQILAVGVDSSRIEPRPIVGLITYLSGGQARYITESSTNQGTLPTGGALDGRVFAVSPSGRQLLYTRTPDEADPRLANTLWLLLDSGNPNSEPIRLILENILTADWIPSKTFTFSYSTLQPRSEPPGYQALNDLYVARVDSTNGRILRADPIIKPNPLTVYGLWGNRFAWSPDGERLAWAGAEGVGVVDLTSGIYEKVISFSVYTTTLSNGWLWLPNVAWSPEGAFLTASVHGAPLGEESRETSPVFDIAAASADGGIRVPALRPKAGMWASPVYSPAPRGGLAYLQARSPIDSVSSEYDLVLADRDGSNPKVLFPGAGKAGIRPLEDGSDLAWSPDGREMAVIYQGDIYLVDVESGRATSVTVVGNASHPRWVR from the coding sequence ATGAAACACTCCCTTGTTCTCCCCTTTATTGCCTTGCTTGTGCTGCTTGCTGCCTGCGATAACAGCACGGATGCCAGCGCTATTCGCGTGCGGGTGCGCGTCGATGGCACAGAGCGCGTCCTCACTAGCAGCGAATCAATGTCTGTGCGCCAGCTTTTACAAAAAGAAAACATCCGCACCGGCGACTTGGATCGGCTGAACCCCAGTGATTTCACGCCTATTTTGGACGGGATGGTGATCACCATTGTCCGCGTGGAAAACCGCGCTGAATGTCTGGAAGAAGATATGCCCTACGCCACCGAGACGATGAAAACGCCTGATCTACCGCCCGGCGATTCCCGTGTCTTGCGTCCGGGCGTCAGCGGGCGCAGCCGTGTCTGTTTCGATGTCATTTTGGAGGACGGCGTAGAGAAATCACGGGCGCAGAGCAGCCGCACCATCTTGATCCCGCCAACGAGTCAAATCTTGGCGGTGGGCGTCGATAGCTCCCGTATTGAGCCGCGCCCTATCGTCGGGCTAATCACCTATCTCAGCGGGGGGCAGGCGCGGTACATCACCGAGAGCAGCACGAATCAAGGGACGCTTCCGACGGGCGGGGCGCTGGATGGGCGGGTGTTCGCCGTCTCCCCGTCGGGGCGGCAGCTTCTCTACACACGGACGCCCGACGAGGCGGATCCGCGCTTGGCAAACACGTTGTGGCTGCTGTTGGACAGCGGTAATCCGAACAGCGAGCCGATTCGCCTGATCTTGGAGAACATCCTGACGGCGGATTGGATTCCGAGCAAGACCTTCACCTTCAGCTATTCGACGCTCCAGCCGCGCAGCGAACCGCCCGGCTATCAGGCGCTCAACGATCTGTATGTCGCCCGTGTGGACAGCACAAACGGGCGCATCCTCCGCGCCGACCCAATCATCAAGCCGAATCCGCTGACGGTCTACGGCTTGTGGGGGAATCGCTTCGCGTGGTCGCCCGATGGCGAGCGCTTGGCTTGGGCGGGGGCGGAAGGGGTAGGGGTAGTTGACCTGACGAGCGGCATTTACGAGAAGGTGATTTCGTTCTCCGTCTACACGACAACGCTTTCCAACGGCTGGCTGTGGCTGCCCAATGTGGCGTGGTCGCCGGAGGGGGCGTTCCTAACGGCAAGCGTGCATGGAGCGCCGTTGGGGGAAGAAAGCCGCGAGACGAGTCCGGTCTTTGATATTGCCGCCGCCTCCGCCGATGGGGGGATTCGCGTTCCTGCCCTACGTCCCAAAGCGGGGATGTGGGCGTCGCCCGTCTATTCGCCCGCGCCGCGTGGGGGGCTTGCCTACCTTCAGGCACGCAGCCCGATTGATAGCGTCAGCAGCGAGTACGATCTGGTCTTAGCGGATCGGGATGGGAGCAACCCAAAGGTACTGTTCCCCGGCGCGGGGAAGGCGGGTATCCGCCCGCTGGAGGATGGCAGCGATCTGGCGTGGAGTCCCGACGGGCGCGAGATGGCGGTGATCTATCAGGGGGATATTTACCTTGTTGATGTAGAGAGCGGGCGGGCGACGAGCGTCACGGTGGTGGGCAACGCCAGCCACCCACGTTGGGTGCGTTAG
- the cmr5 gene encoding type III-B CRISPR module-associated protein Cmr5, with amino-acid sequence MTNQPSNQQTLQQKRAAQAWKDVQSAKKIKEYPSLVKGFAANVQRDGLGASLAFLQAKGKDEHNALNRHLSSWVLKELGWQGQTLLETLLTKNTADYRRATAEVLAYLLWLKRFAEGQE; translated from the coding sequence ATGACGAACCAACCCTCTAACCAACAAACCCTTCAGCAAAAGCGGGCAGCACAAGCCTGGAAAGATGTTCAGAGCGCCAAAAAGATCAAGGAATACCCCTCACTGGTGAAAGGATTCGCCGCAAACGTCCAACGGGATGGTTTGGGAGCATCGTTGGCATTTCTTCAGGCAAAAGGAAAAGACGAACACAACGCCTTGAATAGGCACCTTTCCTCATGGGTTTTGAAAGAGCTTGGCTGGCAAGGGCAAACCCTTTTGGAAACCCTGCTGACGAAGAACACCGCAGACTACCGCCGGGCGACGGCGGAAGTACTTGCCTATCTGCTCTGGCTAAAACGCTTTGCTGAAGGGCAAGAGTGA
- a CDS encoding YHYH protein, which translates to MIRKRWLTIVVVVLLGAAVPSGAFAVAPVVSVGDPLPAAAECPSGAFLDVSTYQPKGYPAPELSVTCDEAMMTVRSNGIPNYEFVQITPNALKAQNLTYRIPLTPTVAATPGKLPLLGSVAVAINGMMITGPNEAQDLGFGDPYLDGLLDFCGGHTAPGGIYHLHAQPVCLLPAEGKPTNKILGYSFDGYAIYAPYLCADAACTNVQVVRSSWQRTKNVKAAWEAHSYVAGSGDLDQCNGMMMPDGSYRYFATATFPYFMGCYHGTATGGSDAPMNPGNAGGGGQAGGPGGGNPPSGGGGGNPPPPPPGGGGRPPRR; encoded by the coding sequence ATGATCCGCAAACGTTGGCTTACTATTGTGGTTGTTGTCTTGTTGGGGGCTGCTGTGCCAAGCGGGGCATTTGCCGTCGCGCCTGTCGTTTCCGTTGGCGATCCCCTTCCCGCTGCTGCTGAATGTCCATCGGGGGCGTTTTTGGATGTCTCCACCTACCAACCGAAGGGCTACCCCGCGCCGGAACTGAGCGTCACCTGTGATGAGGCGATGATGACCGTCCGTTCCAACGGGATTCCCAATTACGAGTTCGTACAGATCACGCCGAACGCACTGAAAGCGCAAAATCTGACCTACCGCATCCCCTTGACTCCCACCGTCGCGGCGACGCCGGGGAAACTTCCCTTGTTGGGATCCGTCGCGGTGGCGATCAACGGGATGATGATCACCGGTCCGAACGAGGCGCAAGACTTGGGCTTTGGCGATCCGTATCTCGATGGGCTGCTCGATTTTTGTGGGGGGCATACCGCGCCCGGGGGTATCTATCACCTTCATGCGCAGCCCGTCTGCTTGCTCCCTGCTGAAGGGAAACCGACAAATAAGATTCTCGGCTATAGCTTTGATGGCTATGCCATTTATGCCCCCTACCTCTGCGCCGATGCCGCTTGTACAAATGTGCAGGTGGTGCGCAGCAGTTGGCAGCGGACGAAGAATGTGAAGGCGGCGTGGGAAGCACACAGCTATGTTGCTGGCTCAGGCGATCTGGATCAATGCAATGGGATGATGATGCCTGATGGCAGCTACCGTTACTTTGCAACGGCAACCTTCCCCTACTTTATGGGCTGCTACCACGGCACGGCGACGGGCGGTAGCGATGCGCCGATGAACCCGGGTAACGCTGGCGGCGGTGGGCAGGCGGGGGGACCGGGTGGGGGTAATCCGCCTTCCGGCGGTGGTGGTGGTAACCCACCTCCCCCGCCCCCCGGTGGTGGTGGGCGTCCGCCTCGGCGTTAA
- a CDS encoding redoxin domain-containing protein: MTPAQRYAGKVNAPEFPAGMDWINVDAPLTLRALRGKVVLLDFWTYGCINCIHIIPDLKRLEAEFPSELVVIGVHSAKFENEGQTENIRRIVQRYGVEHPVVNDHEFVIWQTYAVRAWPTSMLIDPRGKVLGYYSGEGVYDALQPVIADMIAEFDALGEINRTALPLNPETEKRAATALAFPGKVLADPLGNRLFIADSNNNRLIVAALDTYAVQAVIGGRAEGFTDGDYATARFDYPHGMALDGTILYVADTGNHALRAVDLAAGAVTTIAGTGTQANTFESRLRGGAALETPLNSPWDVVFYGGKLYIAMAGHHQLWVMDIAAGEVQPFVGSGQEGLVDGVHRESLLAQPSGITTDGTYLYFADSEASAIRRAALDPAVGGVTTLVGTGLFDFGDVDGVGDAVRLQHALGVVYAEDGKLYVADTYNSKIKVIDPTTRESLTFAGSEAGFQDGQTGADARFDEPGGISYAAGKLYVADTNNSLIRIIDLTTRQTTTLTFPDETALLKDASAAGGAGTSSPGEFFGEVFRLDPVTAAPGAGTVVVNITLPEGYKMNGQAPFRMVVYTNTPIVSVAPTENNRMILAPEEPVTMPVTFQEGSAEVTVDADVFYCEAVNESLCFPASYRFVVPLTVTVGGAPTVTVNHKVIPPVLPEGSLGGN; this comes from the coding sequence ATGACCCCCGCCCAACGCTATGCAGGCAAGGTAAACGCCCCCGAATTTCCCGCCGGCATGGATTGGATCAATGTTGATGCCCCACTCACCTTGCGGGCGCTAAGGGGGAAAGTTGTCTTGCTCGATTTCTGGACGTATGGCTGCATCAACTGCATCCATATCATCCCCGATCTGAAACGGTTGGAGGCAGAATTCCCTAGCGAACTTGTCGTGATCGGCGTTCATTCGGCAAAGTTTGAGAACGAAGGGCAAACAGAGAACATCCGCCGCATTGTCCAGCGCTATGGCGTGGAACACCCTGTCGTGAACGATCACGAGTTCGTCATTTGGCAAACCTACGCGGTACGGGCGTGGCCCACCTCCATGCTGATTGATCCACGTGGCAAAGTTCTCGGTTATTACAGTGGCGAAGGTGTGTACGATGCGCTGCAACCGGTGATCGCGGACATGATTGCCGAGTTCGACGCCCTAGGGGAAATCAACCGCACGGCGCTGCCCCTGAACCCCGAAACAGAAAAACGGGCTGCCACCGCGCTTGCCTTCCCCGGCAAAGTCCTTGCCGACCCGCTTGGAAACCGTCTGTTCATCGCAGATAGCAACAACAACCGCCTCATCGTCGCTGCGCTGGATACTTATGCCGTACAAGCGGTGATCGGGGGGCGGGCGGAGGGATTCACCGACGGCGATTACGCCACAGCACGCTTTGATTACCCGCACGGCATGGCGCTGGATGGGACGATACTCTACGTTGCGGATACGGGCAACCACGCCCTTCGCGCTGTTGATCTGGCGGCAGGTGCGGTGACGACCATTGCTGGCACAGGGACGCAGGCGAACACCTTTGAATCCCGTCTGCGCGGCGGCGCGGCGCTGGAAACGCCCCTCAATTCCCCCTGGGACGTTGTGTTCTATGGAGGGAAACTCTATATTGCCATGGCGGGGCATCATCAGTTGTGGGTGATGGACATTGCCGCTGGCGAGGTGCAGCCCTTTGTTGGCAGCGGGCAGGAAGGCTTGGTGGACGGCGTTCACCGCGAGAGTCTTCTTGCCCAACCAAGCGGGATCACGACTGACGGTACGTACCTTTACTTTGCCGATTCTGAAGCAAGTGCGATTCGGCGGGCGGCACTTGATCCGGCGGTGGGCGGTGTGACAACCCTTGTTGGGACGGGCTTGTTCGATTTTGGCGATGTCGATGGCGTGGGTGACGCTGTGCGCCTTCAACACGCCCTCGGTGTCGTCTATGCCGAAGATGGCAAGCTCTACGTTGCCGATACCTACAACAGCAAGATCAAGGTCATTGACCCAACAACGCGGGAAAGCCTGACCTTTGCGGGCAGCGAGGCGGGCTTTCAGGATGGGCAAACGGGAGCAGATGCGCGGTTTGACGAACCGGGCGGGATCAGCTATGCGGCGGGGAAACTCTACGTTGCCGATACGAACAACAGCCTAATCCGCATCATTGATCTAACCACCCGCCAAACAACCACACTCACCTTTCCCGACGAAACCGCTCTCTTGAAGGACGCCTCCGCTGCGGGTGGGGCAGGGACAAGCAGTCCGGGTGAGTTTTTCGGGGAGGTGTTCCGCCTTGATCCGGTCACCGCCGCCCCCGGTGCGGGGACGGTTGTCGTGAACATCACCCTTCCCGAAGGCTATAAAATGAACGGGCAAGCGCCCTTTCGGATGGTGGTCTATACGAATACACCCATCGTCAGCGTTGCCCCAACAGAGAACAACCGAATGATTCTCGCCCCAGAAGAACCCGTCACCATGCCAGTGACCTTCCAAGAAGGCAGCGCTGAGGTAACGGTGGATGCTGATGTATTCTACTGCGAGGCGGTCAATGAGTCGCTGTGTTTTCCGGCAAGCTATCGTTTTGTCGTCCCGCTGACGGTGACGGTGGGCGGTGCGCCGACCGTCACCGTGAACCATAAGGTGATTCCCCCTGTGCTGCCGGAGGGCAGTCTGGGAGGGAATTAA
- the cmr6 gene encoding type III-B CRISPR module RAMP protein Cmr6 produces the protein MATYLVPEDSRGLINDDRVGKCVNLSLLLGRYVPQEAITNNLNWRPNDKGDKRKYRDGWLQEVVCQQFDLGRNSAWQTLLKAQYARWQQRTQGAARFTARSLGRLIVGLGGKGPMEFGLTVQHVCGLPIIPGSALKGLTRAYALLTIAAQFNISLLNSKELNEGKLSSHLDLLDAALAGVKEDREKMWGELLHAVSKLDRKGLEDDPAARAYAEVFGSQDAAGTCVFFDAVIAGVEGLPKQGKLFKVDVMTPHFNSYYQGNGAPHDAEYPVPVPFLTVTHGVTFAFAVAARKGHTPPLDTVTGWLQAALNELGIGAKTAAGYGVFNVLPK, from the coding sequence ATGGCAACCTATCTTGTCCCCGAAGACTCCAGAGGCTTGATCAACGACGACAGGGTTGGGAAATGCGTGAACCTCAGTTTACTTTTGGGGCGCTATGTGCCACAGGAGGCAATCACGAATAATCTGAATTGGCGTCCCAACGATAAGGGCGACAAACGGAAATACCGCGATGGCTGGCTTCAGGAGGTGGTTTGCCAGCAGTTTGATTTGGGGCGCAACAGTGCATGGCAAACCCTCCTCAAGGCGCAGTATGCCCGTTGGCAGCAAAGAACGCAAGGAGCAGCACGCTTTACGGCACGTTCGTTAGGACGGTTGATTGTCGGTTTGGGCGGAAAGGGTCCGATGGAATTTGGGCTGACCGTACAGCACGTCTGTGGTCTGCCCATCATCCCGGGCAGCGCCCTTAAGGGACTGACCCGCGCCTATGCGCTGCTCACCATTGCCGCGCAGTTCAATATCTCCCTGCTCAACAGCAAAGAGTTAAACGAGGGAAAATTGTCTTCCCACCTTGATCTCTTAGACGCGGCATTGGCAGGTGTGAAAGAAGATCGGGAGAAAATGTGGGGAGAGCTTCTACACGCTGTTTCTAAGCTTGACCGCAAGGGGCTTGAGGATGATCCCGCTGCACGCGCCTATGCCGAGGTGTTTGGCAGCCAAGATGCCGCCGGAACGTGCGTCTTTTTCGATGCAGTTATCGCCGGGGTCGAAGGGCTTCCCAAGCAAGGAAAGCTTTTTAAGGTTGATGTGATGACGCCGCACTTCAACAGCTACTATCAAGGCAATGGGGCGCCGCACGATGCCGAGTATCCTGTTCCTGTCCCCTTCCTGACCGTCACCCATGGTGTCACGTTTGCCTTTGCGGTTGCGGCGCGGAAAGGGCATACCCCCCCGCTGGATACCGTCACAGGATGGCTGCAAGCTGCGCTCAATGAGTTGGGCATTGGGGCGAAAACGGCAGCGGGGTACGGCGTCTTTAATGTACTTCCGAAGTAA
- a CDS encoding class I SAM-dependent methyltransferase: MTPESTPCLVCQSPNTAALRPYRTTKAADVDYFGALTLVQCAACGVSFAHPMPTQATLDTYYTTAYRSHESDRRLEDTNNPWDGMMARARAQLDFIEHYSAGEDRRTRPFERCLDVGAGYGFFLDEVQRRGTVATTAVELDTHSRARLTAQGHTILDHLREAQGEWSLIAFSHLLEHMPNPHHFLAQVRALLSPTGYIFCEVPNDTHIAAALDDAPHLVFYTQESLVRLFERGGFAIVKVSLCGVSDTRLQNLTRRVQARLLAQPPRFLERWNFQHFRYSHKGKWIRLLAKRV, translated from the coding sequence ATGACACCTGAATCCACGCCTTGCCTTGTTTGCCAATCGCCCAACACGGCGGCACTGCGCCCCTACCGAACCACAAAAGCGGCGGATGTTGACTATTTTGGGGCGTTGACCCTAGTCCAATGTGCGGCGTGCGGTGTGTCGTTTGCTCACCCCATGCCGACCCAAGCGACGCTTGACACCTATTATACAACTGCCTACCGCTCGCACGAGAGTGACCGCCGTCTTGAGGACACAAATAACCCATGGGATGGGATGATGGCACGCGCACGCGCCCAACTTGACTTCATCGAACACTACAGTGCGGGCGAAGATCGCCGCACCCGCCCTTTTGAGCGCTGCCTTGATGTGGGAGCGGGGTACGGCTTCTTCCTTGATGAGGTGCAGCGGCGCGGCACAGTGGCGACAACGGCGGTGGAATTGGACACCCACAGCCGCGCCCGCCTCACCGCACAGGGGCATACGATCTTGGATCATCTGCGCGAGGCACAGGGGGAATGGTCGCTGATCGCCTTTTCCCATTTGTTGGAACACATGCCCAATCCGCATCACTTTTTGGCTCAGGTGCGGGCGCTCCTAAGCCCCACTGGGTATATCTTTTGCGAAGTCCCCAACGATACCCACATTGCCGCCGCCCTTGATGACGCCCCTCATCTCGTCTTCTATACGCAAGAATCATTGGTGCGCCTCTTTGAACGGGGGGGATTCGCTATCGTGAAGGTCTCCCTCTGCGGGGTCTCTGATACCCGCCTTCAAAACCTAACCCGCCGCGTACAAGCGCGTCTCTTAGCCCAACCGCCCCGCTTTTTAGAGCGCTGGAATTTCCAGCACTTTCGCTACAGCCACAAGGGGAAATGGATTCGTCTCTTGGCAAAACGAGTGTAG